The sequence below is a genomic window from Frankiales bacterium.
CCAGCGACACCGGCGACATGGTGGTACGCCCCCGTCGGTGGAACGTAGCGCGGTCCACGACCTCGACCCCCACGACGCGCCAGCCCGGCAGCGACGCCGAGGCCCGGTGGTCGTCCCACAGGCGCAGCGCCAGGGCGACGACGGCGTCGGCGTCGGGCGCCTCCTCCCAGTACCGCACCTCGGCCACGTCGGTGCCGTACCGGCCGGAGAGCAGGAACGGGTGCTCGGTCGCGAGCCGCTCGAGGCCGCAGCGGATCTCGGCCTCCGGCACCGCCTCGCCGGCGACCGTGAGCGTCACGTGCCAGAACGGCCAGCCGGGCACGTCACCTCCGGGTGGGGCGCTAGGGGCGCAGGACCACGAGGTCGTCGCGGTGGACGATCTCGCGCTCGTACGCCGGGCCCAGCTCGCGGGCCAGGTCGCGGGTGGAGCGGCCCAGCAGGCCCGGGAGCTCTGTCGCATCAAAGTTGACCAGCCCGCGCGCGACGGCGTGGCCGTTTTCGTCAACCAGGTCCACGGGATCACCGGCCACGAACGACCCGTCGACGGCGGTGACGCCCGCGGGCAGCAGCGAGAGGCGGCGCCGGACGACGGCGTCGACCGCGCCGGCGTCGAGGTGCAACCGGCCGCGCGCGTCGGTGGCGTGCGCGAGCCACAGCAGCCGGGTGCCCGTGCGATGACCCGTGGGGTGGAACAGCGTCCCCACGGCCTCGCCGGCCAGCGCCCGGCCCGCCTGCGCGGTGGAGGTGAGGACGACGGGGACGCCGGCCGAGGTCGCGATGCGCGCCGCGTCGACCTTCGTGACCATCCCGCCGAGGCCCACCCCGGAGCCGGTGCCGCGCAGCACCACGCCCGCGAGGTCGTCCTCCCCGTGCACCTCCGGGACGAGCCGCGAGCCGGCCCGGCTCGGCGGGCCGTCGTAGAGACCGTCGACGTCGGAGAGCAGCACGAGCAGGTCGGCGTGCACGAGGTGCGCCACGAGGGCCGCGAGCCGGTCGTTGTCGCCGAACCGGATCTCCTCGGTGGCCACGGTGTCGTTCTCGTTGACGATCGGGACGACGTCGAGCTCGAGCAGCTTGTAGAGCGTGCGCTGCGCGTTGCGGTAGTGCGAGCGACGGGTGACGTCGTCGGCGGTGAGCAGCACCTGGCCCACGGTGCGCCCGTGACGGCCGAACGCTCCGGTGTAGTGGGCGAGCAGGATCCCCTGGCCCACGCTGGCTGCTGCCTGCTGCGTCGCGAGGTCGCGCGGGCGCCGGCCGATGCCGAGCGGACCGATGCCTGTGGCGATCGCGCCCGACGACACGAGCACCACCTGCGAGCCGGCGGCCAGCCGAGCGCCGAGGGCGTCGACGAGGGCGTCGACGCGGTCCGGGTCGAGGCCTCCGCCTGGCGCCGTGAGCGACGACGAGCCGACCTTCACCACGACACGGCGCGCCCCAGTCACGACCTGGCGCTCGCTGCTCACGCGGCGCATCCTCTCAGGCCGCCCGCCGGTGGCCGCGCGGCCCCGTCGCGGGGCGACTCCGTCGGGTTCCGGCGCCCCTGTCACCGGAGGCGGCCACACTGCGGGTCGTGGGCACGTGGGACTTCCGCGGACGGCTGCGCCGGTGGCCCGGTGCGGCCGCCTGGTACTTCGTCGCGCTGCCGGATGAGGTCGCCGACGACGTGCGGTCGCGCCGCGAGCGCGTCGGCTTCGGCTCGGTGCGGGTGCGGGTCACCCTCGGGGCCACCACCTGGGGCACGTCGGTGTTCCCGGACTCGGCGAGCGGGTCCTACCTGCTGCCGGTCAAGGCGGCGGTGCGGCGGGCCGAGGACCTCGACGACGGCAGCGAGGTGCGCGTGCGGCTCGAGCTCGCCTGAGCGCGCCGCCCGGCTACTGGTAGAGGCGGTCGTCGCTGCCGCGCGGGCCGGTCAGCGGCGTGCCGGCGGCGATGCTGGGCTGCCAGTCGAAGACGACGGCGTCGTCCTCCGGGCCGATGAGCACGGTGGCCCCGGCCGTCGCCCCCAGCTCGAGCAGCCGCTCCTCCACGCCGAGCCGGGCGAGCCGGTCGGCGAGGTAGCCGACCGCCTCGTCGTTGCTGAAGTCGGTCTGGCGCACCCAGCGGCGCGGCCGCTCGCCGCGCACGCGGTAGCGCACGCCGCCGTCCTCGTCCGGCTCCGTGACCACCTCGAAGCCGCCGTCGTCGACCGCCTGCGGGTTGAGCACGATGCGCGGCGCGACCTCCTCGGGCGCAGCCGCGCGCGCGGCCGCGACGAGCTCGGCCATGGCGAAGCCGAGCGCCCGGAGCCCGTCGTGCGCCGCCGCGGACACCTCGACGACGGTGAGCCCCCGCTCGCGCAGCATCGGGGCGACGAGGTCGGCGAGGTCGCGGGCCTCGGGCACGTCCACCTTGTTGAGCGCGACGAGCCGCGGCCGGTCGGCGAGGTCGCCCTCCGTGCCGCCGTACTGCGCGAGCTCGTGCTCGATCGCGTCGAGGTCGCTCACCGGGTCGCGGCCCGGCTCGAGCGTGGCGCAGTCGAGCACGTGCACCAGCACGTGGCAGCGCTCGACGTGGCGCAGGAACTCCAGGCCGAGGCCCTTGCCCTGGCTGGCGCCGGGGATGAGGCCAGGGACGTCGGCCACCGTGAACACGGTGTCGCCCGCGGTGACCACGCCGAGGTTGGGCACGAGGGTGGTGAACGGGTAGTCGGCGATCTTGGGCCGCGCCGCGGACATCGCCGCGATGAGCGAGGACTTGCCCGCGCTGGGGAAGCCGACGAGCGCGACGTCGGCGACCGACTTGAGCTCGAGGACGACGTCGCGCGCGTCGCCGGGCTCGCCGAGCAGCGCGAACCCGGGCGCCTTGCGGCGCGGCGAGGCGAGGGCGGCGTTGCCCAGGCCGCCGTGGCCGCCCTGGGCCACGACGTACTCCATGCCCGGCGCGACGAGGTCGGCGAGCACCGCACCGCGGGAGTCCTGCACGCTCGTGCCGGGCGGCACGCGCAGCACGAGGGACTCGCCGTTCGCCCCGTTGCGGTGCCCGCCCTCCCCCGGGCGGCCGTTGCCGGCCCGGCGGTGGGGGCCGTGGTGGTACTCGAGCAGCGAGGTGACGTTGGTGTCGACGACGAGCCGCACGTCGCCGCCGTGCCCGCCGTTGCCGCCGTCCGGGCCGCCGAGGGGCTTGAACTTCTCGCGGTAGACCGACACGCAGCCGTGCCCGCCGTCGCCGGCGGCCACGTGCAGGACGACGCGGTCCACGAACGAGGTCACGGGACTGCCTGCTCTCCGAGGGACGGGGTGGGACGGGGCCGTGCTCGTGGCACGGGCCGGGACATGCGTGAGGGGGCGAGCCGAGCGGCTCGCCCCCTCACGGAGTCATGCGTGGCGCCGGTGGGTCACTCGCCGACGACGTTGACGACGCGGCGGCCGCGCGCGGTGCCGAACTCCACGTTGCCGGCGGCCAGGGCGAACAGCGTGTCGTCGCCGCCGCGGCCGACGTTGGCGCCGGGGTGGAAGTGGGTGCCGCGCTGGCGGACGATGATCTCGCCGGCCTTCACGTACTGACCGCCGAAGCGCTTGACGCCGAGACGCTGCGCGTTGGAGTCGCGACCGTTCCTGGTGCTCGAGGCACCCTTCTTGTGAGCCATGGTCCGTCCCTACTTCGACGTCTCGATGCCGGTGACCTTCACGCGCGTGAGCTGGGCGCGGTGGCCCTGCCGACGGCGGTAGCCGGTCTTGTTCTTGTAGTGCATGATCCGGATCTTCGGGCCCTTGGTGTGCTCGACGACCTCGGCGGTGACCGTGACGCCGGCGAGCGCCGCGGCGTCGCTGGTGACGGTCTCGCCGTCGACGAGCAGCAGCGCCGGGAGGGTCAGCGTGGCGCCGGCCTCGGTGCTCACCCGGTCGAGCTCGAACACGTCGCCGACGGCGACCTTCTCCTGGCGGCCGCCGGCCTTGACGATCGCGTACACCGCGGATCTCCTTCTACGGACGTTCTCGGAAACGCTCACGGCGAGGCTCCCCCGGCAAGGGGGTGCAGGCGCGTGGTGACGTCGAGGTGCGTGGGCACCGAGGGTCAAGGGTACGAAGCGGGCGCCCGACGGGTCAAACCGCGGGCTCCCGGGCCCCTCAGCCCGCCGGGGAGCCGGACACCTCCGGGGTCGCTGCCTCGGCCGACCCGGCCGCCGGACCCGCCTTGCGGGTGGCCTTGCGGGGCCCCCGGGTCCGGCGGGCGGGCGCGGCCGCAGCGGGCTTCTCGGCGTCGGCAGTCTCGGCCGCCGGGGCCGCGGGCTGCTCGGTGCCGGGGGTCTCCTGCGCCTCCGCGGCGGGGGCCGAGGCGTCCACCGGCTCCCCCGCAGCGGCCGCAGCAGCCGCCGCGGCAGCATCGGCGGCGCGCTTGGCGGCCGCGGCGTGCACCTTCTCCATGGCGGCCGACACGGTCGGGTCGATGGCCCGGGGCTCGACCTCGGGCGCCGCGGGTGCCGCGGCCGCACGCTTGCGCCGCCCGCCGCGGGCCGGCTCGGCCTCGGCCTCCTCGCCGCCGCGGCGCTTGCGGGTGCGACCCGCGGGGCCCTCGGACTCCACGGCCGCGGCCTTGGCCACCACCGGCTCGGAGTGCACGTGGTAGCCCCGGCCCTGGCAGTGCTCGCAGGGCTCGCTGAACACCTCGAGCAGCCCCTGCCCGATGCGCTTGCGGGTCATCTGCACGAGCCCCAGCGAGGTGACCTCGGCCACCTGATGCTTGGTGCGGTCGCGCCCGAGGCACTCGAGCAGGCGGCGCAGCACGAGGTCGCGGTTGCTCTCGAGCACCATGTCGATGAAGTCGACGACGACGATGCCGCCGATGTCGCGCAGCCGCAGCTGGCGCACGATCTCCTCGGCCGCCTCGAGGTTGTTCTTGGTGACCGTCTCCTCGAGGTTGCCGCCCTGGCCGGTGAACTTGCCGGTGTTGACGTCGACCACGGTCATCGCCTCGGTGCGGTCGATCACCAGCGAGCCGCCGGAGGGCAGCCACACCTTGCGGTCGAGCGCCTTGGCCAGCTGCTCGTCGATGCGGTAGTCGGTGAACAGGTCGCCGGGGCCCACCCACTTGTGCAGCCGGTCGGCGAGGTCGGGGGCGACGCCGGTGACGTACTCCTCGATGTCGGCCCAGGCCTGGTCGCCCTCGACCACCAGCGAGCCGAAGTCCTCGTTGAAGATGTCGCGGACGACCTTGATGGCGAGGTCGGGCTCGCCGTGGAGCAGGGTGGGCCCGTTGTTCGCGGCCGCCTTCGCCTTCTCCTGGATGGCCTCCCACTGGGCCGCGAGCCGCTCGACGTCGCGGCGCAGCTCCTCCTCGCTGGCGCCCTCGGCGGCCGTGCGCACGATGACGCCGGCGTTCTCGGGCACCACCTGGCGCAGGATCGCCTTGAGCCGGGCGCGCTCGGTGTCGGGCAGCTTGCGGCTGATCCCGGTCATCTGCCCCTCGGGCACGTAGACCAGGAACCGGCCGGGCAGGGAGATCTGCGCGGTGAGCCGGGCGCCCTTGTGGCCGAGCGGGTCCTTGGTGACCTGCACCAGCACGCTGTCGCCGCTCTTGAGCGCCGCCTCGATCCGCTTGGGCTGGCCCTCGAGGCCCGCGGCGTCCCAGTTGACCTCGCCCGCGTACAGCACCGCGTTGCGGCCGCGGCCGACGTCGACGAACGCGGCCTCCATGCTGGGCAGCACGTTCTGGACGCGACCCAGGTACACGTTGCCGATCATGGAGCCGCCGGTGCTGCGGTTGACGTAGTGCTCCACGAGCACGCCGTCCTCGAGCACGGCGATCTGGGTCCGGTCGTCGCGCTGGCGCACGACCATGGTCCGGTCGACCGCCTCGCGCCGGGCCAGGAACTCGGCCTCGGTGAGGATCGAGGGACGCCGCCTGCCGGCCTCGCGACCCTCGCGGCGGCGCTGCTTCTTGGCCTCGAGGCGGGTGGAGCCCTTGACCGAGGTGACCTCCGAGGCGGCCGAGCGCGAGCGCGGCTCGCGGACCCGCACGACGGTGTTGGGCGGGTCGTTCTCCGCGCCGTCGGACTCCCCCGCGCGACGGCGGCGGCGCCGGCGCCGGCGGCTGGAGGCCGAGCCGGACTCGGTGTCCTCGTCGCCCGCCCGCTCGTCGGTCTCCGAGGGGGCCTCGGCCCCCTCGTCGGCGGCCGAGTCGTCCTCGCCGCCCTCGCTGTCGGCGTCGGTGCCGGTGCGCCGGCGCCGGCCACGGCCGCCGCGGCGGCGCCGGCGGCGGGCGCCGCCCGGCTCCTCCTGGTCGTCGTCGTGCTCGTCGGGCTCGGCCGCCTCCGGCGCACCCTGCTCGGCGGCGACCTCGACGGCCTCCTCGGCCTCCTCGGTCTCGGCCTCTGCGGCCTGCTCGGCCTCGGCCGGCGCGGCCGGTGCGGCGCCCCGGGCGGACGAGGAGCGGCGCGAGCGGGTGGGGGCGGCCTCCGCGGAGGGGGCCTGGAACATGAGCAGCCCGGCGGCCGGGGCGGCCGGCGGCTCGACCGGCTCGGGCTCCACCACGGCGCTGAACGCCGGCGCGGGCACCGCGGCCTTGCGGCGCCGGCCGGGGGCGGGCTCCGCGCTCGGGGCGTCGTGGGCGGCCGGTCCGGTCGCCACGGGGACGTCGTCGGCGCCCGCCTCCGCCTTCGCGGCGGCGCTCGTCGCCGTCTTCTTCGCTGTCGTCTTCGCCGTCTTGGCGGTCTTGGCCGCCTTCTTGGCCGGCGCGGCGGTCTTCGCGGTCTTGGTGGCCTTGGTGGTCTTGGCGGCCTTCTTCGCGGTCGCCTTGGCCGCCGGCTGCTCCGCGGCCGCGTCGGTCGCGGGGGCGTCGCCGTCCGGGCCCGTGGGGCCGGAGGGCTCGGACGCCGTCGCGACGGGCGCGGGCGGCCCGGCCGGGCGGCCGGCGGCGCGGCGCCGGCGGGGTGCCGGGGCGGTGCCGGCGTCCGGGGTGTCGGTGGTCTCGGGGGTGTCGGTGGGGCCGTCGGTCACGAGCTGCGCTCCAGTTCCGACCTCCGGGCGCCCCGGGGGCACCGCGCGGAGGTCATGGCGTCCGGGGCGGGCCCCGGACGAAAGCCGATGGGATGCGTCCTCGTGGATCCGGTGGGATCCGGCTCGGGCGCCGACTCGGTCAGCCGCGATCGGGCGCGAGCGGGTCGGTCACCGCGTCCGTCGCGGGGCCGGTGCTCGCGTCCGCGACCAGCGGCCCCTGCGCCAGCCGGGTCACCCGGGAGGGGACCGGCGGCACGAGGTCGGCCACGAGCCGGAGCGCGGCGAGGACGTCGTCGGGTCGGACGGACGGTGTGACGTGCCGCACGACCAGGTCGAGTATCGCACAGGGACCGCCGTCCGCCGCACCGGTCGCCGCGAGCGCGGCGCCGTCGCGGACCTCGAGCCGCACGACCGGCCCCCGGGCGTCGAACGTGCGAGGGCCGGACTTGGTCATCCGGGACACCTCGACGGCCGAGGCGGCGAGGAAAGCCGCTGCCGCGGCGCGGGCCGCCTCCGGCTCCACCTGCGGCAGCTCGAGCGTCCAGACGCTGGCCTGGAGGCGGTCGGCGAGGTCCGGGGTGCGCACCTCCACCACCTCGAGGACGTCGAGCCCGGGAGGCAGGGCGGCGTCGAGGGCGGCGCGCACGGCCTCGGGGTCGAGCACCTCGGTGACCGCGAGCTCGGCGTACTCGGCCTCGCTCGCCGCCCCCGTGGGCGCGGCGTTGGCGTAGCTGATCCGCGGGTGCGGGTTGAAGCCCTGGCTGTAGGCCATGGGGACGCCGGTGCGCCGCAGCGCGCGCTCGAGGGCGCGCTGGAAGTCGCGCGTGCTGGTGAACCGCAGCCGCCCGCGCTTGGCGTAGCGCAGGCGCAGCCGCTGGACGGTCGGCGCGACGTCGCGGACCGGGGCCTGGCGCGCCATCAGCCGTCGACCGGGCCCGCCGAGGCGGCCACGAGCCCCGCGCCGCGCAGCGGGAGGGCGGGCATGCCGAGCAGCGTGGCGCCGGTGGGGCCCACCTGGATCTCGGTGCCCATCTGGTCGCACACACCGCAGTCGAAGCACGGGGTCCAGCGGCAGTCCTCGACCCCGACCTCGTCGAGCGAGTCCTGCCAGTCCTCCCACAGCCAGTCCTTGTCGAGACCGGAGTCGAGGTGGTCCCAGGGCAGCACCTCGGTGTGCTCGCGCTCGCGCGTGGTGAACCAGTCGACGTCCACCGGGACGTCGGCGAGCGCGTGCTCGGCCGCGGCCATCCACGCGTCGAAGGAGAAGTGCTCGCTCCACCCGTCGAACCGGGCGCCCTCGCGCCAGACCCGCTCGATCACGCGGCCCACGCGACGGTCGCCGCGCGAGAGCAGGCCCTCGACGATGCCGGGCTTGCCGTCGTGGTAGCGGAACCCGATGGCCTTGCCGTACTGCCGGTCGGCGCGGATGGCGTCGCGCAACTTGCGCAGCCGCGCGTCGGTGGTCTCGTGGTCGAGCTGCGCCGCCCACTGGAACGGTGTGTGCGGCTTGGGCACGAAGCCGCCGATCGACACCGTGCAGCGGATGTCCTTGCTGCCGCTGACCGAGCGGCCCGTCTCGATGACCCGGCGCGCGACCTCGGCGATCTGCAGGACGTCCTCGTCGGTCTCGGTCGGCAGCCCGCACATGAAGTAGAGCTTCACCTGGCGCCAGCCGTTGCCGTAGGCCGTCGCGACGGTGCGGATGAGGTCCTCCTCGGTGACCATCTTGTTGATCACGCGCCGCATCCGCTCGCTGCCGCCCTCGGGCGCGAAGGTCAGCCCGCTGCGCCGGCCGTTGCGGGTGAGCTCGTTGGCCAGCTCGATGTTGAACGCGTCGACCCGGGTGCTCGGCAGGGAGAGCCCGGTCTCGGTGCCCTCGTAGCGGTCGGCCAGGCCCTTCGCCACGACGCCGATCTCGCTGTGGTCGGCGCTGGAGAGGCTGAGCAGCCCGACCTCCTCGTAGCCGGTGCGGGCCAGGCCGTTGTCGACCATCTCGGCGATGGTCACCGCGCTGCGCTCGCGCACGGGCCGGGTGATCATGCCCGCCTGGCAGAACCGGCAGCCGCGCGTGCAGCCGCGGAAGATCTCCACGCTCATCCGCTCGTGGATGCTCTCGGCGAGCGGCACCAGCGGCGCCTTGGGGTAGGGCCACTCGTCGAGGTCCATGACGGTGTGCTTCGAGACCCGCCACGGGACGCCGGGCCGGTTGGGCGCGACCCGCGCGATCCGGCCGTCCGGCAGGTAGTCGACGTCGTAGAACCGCGGGACGTAGACGCCGCCCGTGCGCGCCAGGCGCAGCAGCAGCTCCTCGCGGCCACCGGGCCGGCCCTCGTCCTTCCAGGCCGCCACGACGTCCGAGATGGTCAGCACCGCCTGCTCGCCATCGCCGAGCACGGCGGCGTCGACGAAGTCCGCGATCGGCTCGGGGTTGAAGGCGGCGTGGCCGCCGGCCACGACGACGGGGTGCGTCTCGTCGCGGTCGGCCGCGTGCAACGGCACGCCGGCCAGGTCGAGAGCGGTCAGCATGTTGGTGTAGCCGAGCTCGGTCGAGAAGCTCACGCCGAGCAGGTCGAACGCGCCGACCGGCCGGTGGGAGTCGACGGTGAACTGCGGCACCCCGTGCTCGCGCATGAGGCGCTCGAGGTCCGGCCACACCGCGTACGTGCGCTCGGCGAGCGCGTCGGGCCGCTCGTTGAGCACCTCGTAGAGGATCTGCACGCCCTGGTTGGGGATGCCGACCTCGTAGGCGTCCGGGTACATGAGCGCCCAGCGGACGGACGCCGAGTCCCACGGCTTCGTGACCGCGTTGAGCTCGCCGCCGACGTACTGGACCGGCTTGGTCACGAGCGGGAGCAGGGCCTCGAGCTGGGGGAACACAGACTCGACGGACACGACGACCTCTCTGGCCTCTCTGGCACGAGCAGG
It includes:
- a CDS encoding glutamate 5-kinase; amino-acid sequence: MRRVSSERQVVTGARRVVVKVGSSSLTAPGGGLDPDRVDALVDALGARLAAGSQVVLVSSGAIATGIGPLGIGRRPRDLATQQAAASVGQGILLAHYTGAFGRHGRTVGQVLLTADDVTRRSHYRNAQRTLYKLLELDVVPIVNENDTVATEEIRFGDNDRLAALVAHLVHADLLVLLSDVDGLYDGPPSRAGSRLVPEVHGEDDLAGVVLRGTGSGVGLGGMVTKVDAARIATSAGVPVVLTSTAQAGRALAGEAVGTLFHPTGHRTGTRLLWLAHATDARGRLHLDAGAVDAVVRRRLSLLPAGVTAVDGSFVAGDPVDLVDENGHAVARGLVNFDATELPGLLGRSTRDLARELGPAYEREIVHRDDLVVLRP
- a CDS encoding DUF1905 domain-containing protein — protein: MGTWDFRGRLRRWPGAAAWYFVALPDEVADDVRSRRERVGFGSVRVRVTLGATTWGTSVFPDSASGSYLLPVKAAVRRAEDLDDGSEVRVRLELA
- the obgE gene encoding GTPase ObgE, with protein sequence MTSFVDRVVLHVAAGDGGHGCVSVYREKFKPLGGPDGGNGGHGGDVRLVVDTNVTSLLEYHHGPHRRAGNGRPGEGGHRNGANGESLVLRVPPGTSVQDSRGAVLADLVAPGMEYVVAQGGHGGLGNAALASPRRKAPGFALLGEPGDARDVVLELKSVADVALVGFPSAGKSSLIAAMSAARPKIADYPFTTLVPNLGVVTAGDTVFTVADVPGLIPGASQGKGLGLEFLRHVERCHVLVHVLDCATLEPGRDPVSDLDAIEHELAQYGGTEGDLADRPRLVALNKVDVPEARDLADLVAPMLRERGLTVVEVSAAAHDGLRALGFAMAELVAAARAAAPEEVAPRIVLNPQAVDDGGFEVVTEPDEDGGVRYRVRGERPRRWVRQTDFSNDEAVGYLADRLARLGVEERLLELGATAGATVLIGPEDDAVVFDWQPSIAAGTPLTGPRGSDDRLYQ
- a CDS encoding 50S ribosomal protein L27, whose amino-acid sequence is MAHKKGASSTRNGRDSNAQRLGVKRFGGQYVKAGEIIVRQRGTHFHPGANVGRGGDDTLFALAAGNVEFGTARGRRVVNVVGE
- the rplU gene encoding 50S ribosomal protein L21, which translates into the protein MYAIVKAGGRQEKVAVGDVFELDRVSTEAGATLTLPALLLVDGETVTSDAAALAGVTVTAEVVEHTKGPKIRIMHYKNKTGYRRRQGHRAQLTRVKVTGIETSK
- a CDS encoding Rne/Rng family ribonuclease — its product is MAADRVGARAGSHRIHEDASHRLSSGARPGRHDLRAVPPGRPEVGTGAQLVTDGPTDTPETTDTPDAGTAPAPRRRRAAGRPAGPPAPVATASEPSGPTGPDGDAPATDAAAEQPAAKATAKKAAKTTKATKTAKTAAPAKKAAKTAKTAKTTAKKTATSAAAKAEAGADDVPVATGPAAHDAPSAEPAPGRRRKAAVPAPAFSAVVEPEPVEPPAAPAAGLLMFQAPSAEAAPTRSRRSSSARGAAPAAPAEAEQAAEAETEEAEEAVEVAAEQGAPEAAEPDEHDDDQEEPGGARRRRRRGGRGRRRRTGTDADSEGGEDDSAADEGAEAPSETDERAGDEDTESGSASSRRRRRRRRRAGESDGAENDPPNTVVRVREPRSRSAASEVTSVKGSTRLEAKKQRRREGREAGRRRPSILTEAEFLARREAVDRTMVVRQRDDRTQIAVLEDGVLVEHYVNRSTGGSMIGNVYLGRVQNVLPSMEAAFVDVGRGRNAVLYAGEVNWDAAGLEGQPKRIEAALKSGDSVLVQVTKDPLGHKGARLTAQISLPGRFLVYVPEGQMTGISRKLPDTERARLKAILRQVVPENAGVIVRTAAEGASEEELRRDVERLAAQWEAIQEKAKAAANNGPTLLHGEPDLAIKVVRDIFNEDFGSLVVEGDQAWADIEEYVTGVAPDLADRLHKWVGPGDLFTDYRIDEQLAKALDRKVWLPSGGSLVIDRTEAMTVVDVNTGKFTGQGGNLEETVTKNNLEAAEEIVRQLRLRDIGGIVVVDFIDMVLESNRDLVLRRLLECLGRDRTKHQVAEVTSLGLVQMTRKRIGQGLLEVFSEPCEHCQGRGYHVHSEPVVAKAAAVESEGPAGRTRKRRGGEEAEAEPARGGRRKRAAAAPAAPEVEPRAIDPTVSAAMEKVHAAAAKRAADAAAAAAAAAAGEPVDASAPAAEAQETPGTEQPAAPAAETADAEKPAAAAPARRTRGPRKATRKAGPAAGSAEAATPEVSGSPAG
- a CDS encoding DUF2344 domain-containing protein; the encoded protein is MARQAPVRDVAPTVQRLRLRYAKRGRLRFTSTRDFQRALERALRRTGVPMAYSQGFNPHPRISYANAAPTGAASEAEYAELAVTEVLDPEAVRAALDAALPPGLDVLEVVEVRTPDLADRLQASVWTLELPQVEPEAARAAAAAFLAASAVEVSRMTKSGPRTFDARGPVVRLEVRDGAALAATGAADGGPCAILDLVVRHVTPSVRPDDVLAALRLVADLVPPVPSRVTRLAQGPLVADASTGPATDAVTDPLAPDRG
- a CDS encoding TIGR03960 family B12-binding radical SAM protein, with the translated sequence MSVESVFPQLEALLPLVTKPVQYVGGELNAVTKPWDSASVRWALMYPDAYEVGIPNQGVQILYEVLNERPDALAERTYAVWPDLERLMREHGVPQFTVDSHRPVGAFDLLGVSFSTELGYTNMLTALDLAGVPLHAADRDETHPVVVAGGHAAFNPEPIADFVDAAVLGDGEQAVLTISDVVAAWKDEGRPGGREELLLRLARTGGVYVPRFYDVDYLPDGRIARVAPNRPGVPWRVSKHTVMDLDEWPYPKAPLVPLAESIHERMSVEIFRGCTRGCRFCQAGMITRPVRERSAVTIAEMVDNGLARTGYEEVGLLSLSSADHSEIGVVAKGLADRYEGTETGLSLPSTRVDAFNIELANELTRNGRRSGLTFAPEGGSERMRRVINKMVTEEDLIRTVATAYGNGWRQVKLYFMCGLPTETDEDVLQIAEVARRVIETGRSVSGSKDIRCTVSIGGFVPKPHTPFQWAAQLDHETTDARLRKLRDAIRADRQYGKAIGFRYHDGKPGIVEGLLSRGDRRVGRVIERVWREGARFDGWSEHFSFDAWMAAAEHALADVPVDVDWFTTREREHTEVLPWDHLDSGLDKDWLWEDWQDSLDEVGVEDCRWTPCFDCGVCDQMGTEIQVGPTGATLLGMPALPLRGAGLVAASAGPVDG